In Myxococcus xanthus, the genomic window GGGCGAGGCGCCTCGCGCGGCGCGGGCGCTGCTTCAGGCCGCGCGGCTGGCGGCGCCGGAGGAGCGCCCCCCGCTGCTGCTGGAGGCCGCGGGCCTCTGGGAGAAGGCGGGAGAGCACGGTGAGGCGCTGGAGGTGTTCGAGCGCATCGCCACCGAGGCATCGGACATGCTCGCGCCCTCGGAGCTGGCCGAGCGCTTCGGCCGGCTGGGGGCCTTCGCTCGCGCGCTGGAAGTGGGCTTCGCGCCCGCCATGGCCTCGGGCGACCTGACCGACGCGCTGGCCATGGCCGCGCAGGCGGGCGACACGGCGCGCACGCGAGAGGCGCTGTGGGCCCTGGCCGCGCTGGCGGACGCGGACCCCGCGCATGCCTCGGCCCTGGCGGATGGCCTGCGCGCGGAAGGCGACGCGGAAGGGTTGCTGGAGCTCGCGGGCCTGTCCGCCGCGCGTGACGCCGCGTTCGCGGTGGCGCTGCGCGATGAGGTGCTCCGCTCGGCGGCGGCCTCGGTGCTGCCTCGCCTGCGCGCGCTGGAAGAGCTGGCGCCCGAGCCGGGCTTCGCGGCCCGTCTGACGCTGTTGCTGCCCACCCTGGAGAAGCTCCCGGAGGCGCTGGCGGAGGCGGTGCTGACGCAAGTGCATGCGCAGCCGGGCACGGTGCGCGTGGAAGCGCTGGCCATGGCGGCGGACGGCTGGCCCTCGCGACGCAAGTCGCTCTTGCGCGAGCGTTACGCACTGGAGCTGGAGCTGGGCCGCTACGAGGCCTGCGTGCGCACGCTGTCTCAGGTGGCCGGCGAAGAGTCGGACGCGGTGGCGCGCGCCGTCCTGCACCTGGAGCGCGGAGAGCTGCTGCTCAGCCCGCTGGAGCAACTGCCCGAGGCGCGCGAGGCCTTCGAACAGGCCCTGAAGGACGACCCCGCGCAGCTCCATTCCCTGCGGCACCTGTTGTCGCTGGTGGACCTGGGCGAGGAGCCCGCTGTCTTCGTGTCGCTGGTGGAGCGGCTGGAGCAGGCCGCGGGCGTGGAGTCCGGCAACACCTACCGCGAGCGGCTGGCGGACGCCTACGAGGCCCTGGGCATGGTGGCGGACGCGGCCGCGCAGCTCGAGCGGCTGCCGGAGACGGACGAACGGCTGGCCCGCCGCGCGAGGTTGGCGGAGGAGCGCGGCCTCACCGGCGAGGCCCTGCGCCTGCGCGAGCGGCTCACCGACGAACCCGCGGTGCTGGAGGCCATTCTCCGCGGCTACCTGGACGCGCAGTTGGTGTCGCCCGGAGCCCGGCTCGCCGCGCGCCTCTTCGAGGCCGGCGAGCTGTCCCCTGAAGTCACCCGCATGGCCGCCGAGCACCTCTCCACGGTGCCCGAGGGTGTGTCCCTGGCCGTCCGCATCTGGCCGCACCTGCTCCGGGAGCACCCGTTGGACGTGGATGGGTGGACGCTCTACGCGGAGGCCCTGCGGGCGCTGGGCCGGACGGAAGACTCGCAGCGCGCGGACGGCGTGGGCGCGGCCCTGTCCTCCAGCGACGCGGCGGCGCCTCAGGCCCCCGTGTCCACGCTGCCGGTGCCTTCGGGCTTCGAGCACCGGGTACCCGCCGGCGCGGTGCCGGTGACGGCCGAGCGCCTGCCCCGGCTCGCCGCGGCGCTTCGTCCCGTCCTGGCCTCGCTGGGCGCGGGCTCGCTGCAACTCGTGGTGGACCCGGTGGGCGGGGTGGAGGCGTACCTGGCCAGCGGCGACGTGCTGGTACTGGGCGCGGGCGCGCTGTCCTGCTTCGGCGCCTCCGAGCTGAGTTACCTGTGCGCGCTGGCGCTGGCGCTGGGTGAAGACGGCGTCAAGCTGGCCCGGCCCGGTCCGGTGCCGGCCATGGAAGCGGCGGCGGTGGCGGCCTTCCGCGCCGTGCCGGCCTCGCTGGCGGCGGGGCGCGTCCTGGCGCGGCTGGACGCGGAGGTGCGCGGAGGGGACCCGGCGCAGGTGGATGTAGGCGCCGTGCTTGCCCGCGGCGACACCTTCCGGGCGCTGGCCCTTTGCGTGCTGGACGGCGTCTAGCCGTGTAGCGTGACGCCGCCATGCACGTGAAGCGCCTTGCCCTCGCCGCCCTGCCCGTCACGGCCGTCGCCGTGGCGATGGCCTGCTATTCCGAACCGGTGTACCCGGGTGACCAGGTGCTCGGTTCGTTCCGCTTCGAGGCCCGGCTGGATGCCGCGCGCACCACGTGCGACGCCTCGGTGCCGGACTTCGCGCAACTCAACGACGCCGGTGTGTTCCTCTTCGAGGGCACCTTCTCGCGCGACACGGACGCGGGCACGGGCTTCTTCACCGTGCAGGGCTACTCGCGTGACGCGGGCTATGAAGGGCAGGTGGCCACGTCCACGCTGAAGGCCGTCGCGCCCCGTGCGTCTTGTGGCACGGGCTGTGAGGACTCCTCCATCGAGGAGACGCTGCGGGTGACGCTCTTCAGCGACAGCCAGGCGCGCACCCTCAGCCGCGACTGCCGCCAGTTCGACGGCGGCATCCCCGACGGCTCGGTGCCGGGCCCCACGGAGAACGGTTACGACGTGTCGCTGGCGTGCGGCTCCCTCACGGACATCTTCTTGCCGGGGACCCGCAACTGCAATTGCCAGCCGACCACCTGCACCACGGTGTACACCGTGCAGGGAGAGCGGAGGGATTGATGGTGAAGCGCGCGGTGGTGTTGATTTCGGGCGGTCTGGATTCGACGACGTGTCTGGCCATGGCCAAGGCGAAGGGGTTCGAGCCCGTCTGTCTGGCGGTGGCCTACGGACAGCGGCACGCCGTGGAGCTGGAGCAGGCGAGGAAGGTCGCCGCCGCCATGGGCGTGACGGACTTCCGGGTGGTGTCCATCGACCTGCGGCAGGTGGGCGGCTCCGCGCTGACGGCGGACATCGAGGTGCCCAAGGACCGGCCTTCGGATGAGATGAGCCACGGCATCCCCGTGACGTACGTGCCGGCGCGCAACGCGCTGTTCCTCTCGCTGGCGCTGGGGCTGGCGGAGGTGGTGGGCAGCACGGACATCTACATCGGCGTCAACGCGGTGGACTACAGCGGCTATCCGGACTGCCGTCCGGAGTTCATCCGCTCCTTTGAATCAATGGCCAACCTGGCCACCAAGGCGGGCGTGGAGGGTGCGCACTTCACCGTGCACGCGCCGCTGTCCGGCCTGACGAAGGCGGACATCATCCGTGAAGGCGTGAAGCTGGGCGTGGACTACGGCTTGACGCACTCCTGCTACGACCCGGACGCCCAGGGCCGCGCCTGCGGGCGCTGTGACAGCTGCGTGCTGCGCAAGAAGGGCTTCGAGGAAGCCGGCGTGCCGGACCCCACGCGCTACACGGAGTCCGCGTGACACCGCGCCTCGGCTGGGGCGTGGTGGTGGCGCTGGGCCTGTCATCCGGGCCCGCGCTGGCCAACGACGCGGGAACGCCGAAGGCCACTGCGACGCCGAAGGCCGCGGCCACCCTGGTAGACGCCACCACGGTGGTGCCGGACCTGGTCGTGGACCTGCGCTACGCGACGGCGGACAACTTCTTGAAGCGGAAGGTGTACCCGGACACGGCGCGCTGCCTGCTGCTGCCCGAGTCGGCCGAGCGCCTGAAGAAGGCCGCGGACGTGCTGCGCGCCCGGGGCTACCGGCTGAAGGTGTACGACTGCTACCGGCCGCGCGCGGTGCAGTACCAGATGTGGGAAATCATGCCGGTGCCCGGCTATGTCGCCAACCCGCGCACCGGCTCCAACCACAACCGGGGTGGGGCGGTGGACCTCACGCTGACGACGCTGGAGGGCCAGGCGGTGGAGATGCCCACCC contains:
- the queC gene encoding 7-cyano-7-deazaguanine synthase QueC; this encodes MVKRAVVLISGGLDSTTCLAMAKAKGFEPVCLAVAYGQRHAVELEQARKVAAAMGVTDFRVVSIDLRQVGGSALTADIEVPKDRPSDEMSHGIPVTYVPARNALFLSLALGLAEVVGSTDIYIGVNAVDYSGYPDCRPEFIRSFESMANLATKAGVEGAHFTVHAPLSGLTKADIIREGVKLGVDYGLTHSCYDPDAQGRACGRCDSCVLRKKGFEEAGVPDPTRYTESA
- the ddpX gene encoding D-alanyl-D-alanine dipeptidase, which codes for MTPRLGWGVVVALGLSSGPALANDAGTPKATATPKAAATLVDATTVVPDLVVDLRYATADNFLKRKVYPDTARCLLLPESAERLKKAADVLRARGYRLKVYDCYRPRAVQYQMWEIMPVPGYVANPRTGSNHNRGGAVDLTLTTLEGQAVEMPTPFDTFTRAAHHGYEGGTEASRKHREILREAMEGVGFKRNRMEWWHYDLPDAKKRPVLDVPFSPP